A genome region from Methanobacterium aggregans includes the following:
- a CDS encoding EhaE family protein — protein MLDIYIWFYTGCALVILGCIATVIGPGVKDPIVRVINTEIPAVGVSMIFLTYNDTIALLTYVAATVLITMVLLRAVVRLEEMGAEL, from the coding sequence TTGCTTGATATTTACATATGGTTCTACACAGGATGTGCCCTTGTAATACTGGGCTGCATAGCTACAGTTATAGGTCCCGGGGTTAAGGATCCAATAGTAAGAGTTATCAACACGGAAATACCTGCGGTAGGTGTTTCAATGATATTTTTAACCTACAACGACACAATTGCACTTTTAACCTACGTTGCAGCAACAGTTTTAATAACCATGGTTCTTTTAAGGGCTGTTGTAAGGCTTGAAGAAATGGGGGCAGAACTTTGA
- a CDS encoding DUF2108 domain-containing protein, with product MYPILDLINLTTVSAAVALIGAAGMIMLPKPIDKVIMLAVLEGGFIGMVAAAKYLDVAMVAAIFDPISTVILLMAIIKINDIRRKKSQEEGAVA from the coding sequence ATGTATCCAATATTAGATCTCATAAATTTAACAACAGTATCTGCAGCAGTAGCTTTAATAGGAGCTGCAGGTATGATAATGCTTCCAAAACCAATTGATAAGGTTATAATGTTAGCTGTACTTGAAGGCGGTTTCATTGGAATGGTTGCAGCTGCCAAATATCTGGATGTTGCAATGGTTGCTGCAATATTCGATCCAATCTCAACTGTTATCCTGCTTATGGCCATCATAAAGATAAATGATATAAGAAGAAAAAAATCCCAGGAGGAAGGGGCAGTTGCTTGA
- a CDS encoding DUF2109 domain-containing protein translates to MLMEILGIIVVLMALRTLFARDRSERMLYLNVIGFAMSAMIALYIQTPFGAIMAITFFVTSTLSSNAIAYSIGRVKDEDHTGANE, encoded by the coding sequence ATGTTGATGGAGATCCTGGGCATCATAGTAGTATTGATGGCTTTAAGAACCCTATTTGCAAGGGACAGATCTGAAAGAATGCTTTACTTAAATGTAATAGGCTTTGCAATGTCTGCAATGATAGCCCTTTACATTCAAACACCATTCGGTGCCATAATGGCAATAACCTTCTTTGTAACCTCTACTTTAAGCTCAAATGCAATAGCGTACTCAATTGGAAGGGTGAAAGACGAAGATCATACTGGAGCGAATGAATAA